The sequence GCAGCTGGCCGCCCTGGAGGACCTCACCAACCCGCAGGCGCGCACCCTGGAGGACTTCCTACGTTGGTTGCGCGTCACCGGTGCAGCCCCGAGCACGGTCAAGAATCGCCGCTCGGTGGTGTCGGCGTTCCTGGTTGATCACCCGGAGTTCCTGACCTGTACCGAGGAAGGCATCGAGGCCTGGCTCGATGGACAACGGCTCAGCCGCACCACCCGCGGCAATTACCGCGGGCACCTGCGCTCTCTGTATCGGTGGGCCGACCTGGAGAACCTGTCCCCTTCGACACACCTAACCCCGCGCAGCGGACCAGGTACCGCAACTAGCGTCACGGCGTACGGCCGCGGCCTGGTCCTCGTCGCCGTTCCCGCCGCCTGGCAGCGACATGTCGAGGCCTGGATCGACTGGCAGTCCAGCGCCGGACGACCCGACACCACCCTTTACCTGCGTGAATATCACCTGCGCCGGTTTGCCGCAGAAAACCTGCACCTAGAGCCGTTAGCGGTCACCGTGGACGACCTCGCCGCATGGCTGGCCGCGCAGAACTGGGCCATCGAGACGCGCCGCAGCTACCGCACCAGCCTGCGGTCGTTCTACGGCTGGGCACACCGCACCGGACGCATGGACAACGACCCCAGCGCGCAGCTGCCGTCCATTCGTCCCCCACGCGCCGTCGCCAAACCAGCACCACACGAGGTCATCATCGATGCCCTGTCACGTTCCGACGAACGAACCGGCCTGATGATCCGCCTGGGTGCCGAGCTCGGCCTACGGCGAGGAGAAATTGCCCGTGCCCACACCCGCGACCTCACCCGCGACCACGCCGGGCACCTGTCCCTGACTATTGCCGGAAAGGGCGGCCACCAGCGCCGTATCCCCGTCACCGGAGACCTGGCCCGCCGGCTGACCGAGGCAGCGGTCTACGCCGGTGACGCCTACTTGTTCCCCGGCAACGACGACGGGCATCTGTCCCCCGCTCACGTCGGCAAAATTCTTTCGAGGGTCCTTGACGGGCGCTTCACCGGTCACGCACTGCGCCACCGCTTCGCCACCGCCGTCTACGCACCCACACGCGACCTGTTCACTACTCAGACTTTGCTCGGTCATGCCGACCCACGCACGACCCGCCGCTATGTCGAGCTACCCCCCGAAGCATTGCGCCGAGCCACCGCCTCCGCCGCGCTCTGACCGTCTCCGCGCGGTCCCGCACGGTGCCATCCGGTCCCGTGCAAGAGCTATGAGCAGGTGGACACGTCGGCGCCGTCAACGTTGACGGCGCCCGTTGCGCTCCACACTCCCGTGACGCCGTCCAGGGCGTGAGGGAAGACAAGCCCCGAGAGTCCCGCGTTGGTGGCGGTGAGGTTGGTCTGATGGGAGGTGCCAAAGTCGAACACGAACTGATCGGGGGAGTGACCCGAGACGTAGATCGTCTTCGCGACCTGGCGCGAGGTGTTGCCGTCTGCACTGTCCAGCGTGACGACGTAAGAGACATATTCGGCACCCCGGTTCTTCTGCGGGGTCCACGTCACGGCCACATCGGTCGGGCTGCCGCCCGCGTTGCTGACCTTGGCGGCCGCCATGCCGTCAGTGCAGG comes from Allobranchiibius huperziae and encodes:
- a CDS encoding tyrosine-type recombinase/integrase; this translates as MSLALLSAREFAAWLTDRDYAPATVADARRTASAYLADRPRIDQLTGTGIAEWIAGQPVGEQRRTRYRTHLHRLSDYARATLPAEQLAALEDLTNPQARTLEDFLRWLRVTGAAPSTVKNRRSVVSAFLVDHPEFLTCTEEGIEAWLDGQRLSRTTRGNYRGHLRSLYRWADLENLSPSTHLTPRSGPGTATSVTAYGRGLVLVAVPAAWQRHVEAWIDWQSSAGRPDTTLYLREYHLRRFAAENLHLEPLAVTVDDLAAWLAAQNWAIETRRSYRTSLRSFYGWAHRTGRMDNDPSAQLPSIRPPRAVAKPAPHEVIIDALSRSDERTGLMIRLGAELGLRRGEIARAHTRDLTRDHAGHLSLTIAGKGGHQRRIPVTGDLARRLTEAAVYAGDAYLFPGNDDGHLSPAHVGKILSRVLDGRFTGHALRHRFATAVYAPTRDLFTTQTLLGHADPRTTRRYVELPPEALRRATASAAL